Proteins from one Planctomyces sp. SH-PL62 genomic window:
- a CDS encoding tetratricopeptide repeat protein, whose product MSQGGEILKRCFELAGAGEMDEAGDLAEQALAREGENGLLWRFVGLLRHRAGDFSGARDALETAQALVPFDPSTSCILAETLARTGHPGPALAVYQALAEDDRCPERLMPAIAAGLGYLGEYGPALDVCLELIRRLPEHAEAHFGAAFYVRRLGRPAEAALPFVARACELAPDVALYRISLATLLDHAGRREEAYDLLRGIDLDGVSCRCCLRRMTTIFLAAGDSARGAVCRRKVGDEPC is encoded by the coding sequence ATGAGCCAGGGCGGGGAGATCCTGAAGCGTTGCTTCGAGCTGGCGGGGGCCGGGGAGATGGACGAGGCCGGCGATCTGGCGGAGCAGGCGCTGGCGAGGGAGGGGGAGAACGGTCTGCTCTGGCGGTTCGTGGGGCTCTTGCGGCATCGCGCCGGGGACTTTTCGGGGGCTCGCGACGCGTTGGAGACGGCGCAGGCGCTGGTCCCGTTCGATCCGTCGACGAGTTGCATCCTGGCCGAGACCCTGGCGAGGACGGGCCATCCCGGCCCGGCGCTGGCGGTGTATCAGGCGTTGGCGGAGGACGACCGATGCCCGGAGCGGCTGATGCCGGCTATCGCCGCCGGCCTGGGCTACCTGGGCGAGTACGGCCCGGCCCTGGACGTCTGCCTGGAGCTGATCCGCCGCCTTCCCGAGCACGCCGAGGCCCATTTCGGCGCGGCGTTCTACGTGCGGCGTCTGGGACGTCCCGCCGAGGCCGCCCTGCCGTTCGTCGCGAGGGCGTGCGAGTTGGCCCCGGATGTGGCCCTGTACCGGATCTCGCTCGCCACGCTCCTCGATCACGCGGGACGTCGCGAGGAGGCGTACGACCTGCTTCGGGGCATCGACCTCGACGGCGTGTCGTGCCGCTGTTGCCTGCGCCGGATGACCACCATCTTCCTCGCCGCCGGCGATTCCGCCCGCGGCGCCGTCTGCCGTCGCAAGGTGGGCGACGAGCCCTGCTGA
- a CDS encoding DUF1559 domain-containing protein, protein MRRTSRDRSAFTLIELLVVIAIIAVLIALLLPAVQSAREAARRAQCVNNLKQIGLGLHNYHDTWGVFPPGEGYGAIAVNVAMLPYVEQQALYASFNSGIDNRWLWTLAENTTVLRARVAGYNCPSEVYTDRSSDGWNTYAVNYAWNAGTWWPRTQSWDGVFGRTYDDDGAVQPFSRTNITFASIPDGSSNTLLCAEVANGPLNAGAARTRVSDCYEVRGLTRTSTVAQATAAANAVDWAQGPIPWAGGWRYKGYPWVEGSMWRSWFNTIRTPNQTCLTMDDQSWWYIMKPASSYHPGVVNAALCDGSVKAFKSSVSQAVWMGLSTRAGSEVLSSDSY, encoded by the coding sequence ATGCGCCGAACGTCTCGAGATCGATCGGCCTTCACGCTGATCGAGCTGCTGGTGGTGATCGCGATCATCGCCGTCCTCATCGCGCTTCTGCTCCCGGCCGTGCAGTCGGCGCGGGAGGCGGCGCGACGGGCCCAGTGCGTCAACAACCTGAAGCAGATCGGGCTGGGGCTGCACAACTACCACGACACCTGGGGGGTGTTCCCTCCGGGCGAGGGCTACGGCGCCATCGCGGTGAACGTGGCGATGCTGCCGTACGTGGAGCAGCAGGCGTTGTACGCCTCGTTCAATTCGGGCATCGACAACCGTTGGCTCTGGACGCTCGCCGAGAACACGACCGTGCTGCGTGCCCGGGTGGCCGGATACAACTGCCCGTCCGAGGTCTACACCGACCGTTCCAGCGACGGTTGGAATACGTATGCGGTGAACTACGCCTGGAACGCCGGCACGTGGTGGCCCCGCACCCAGAGCTGGGACGGCGTCTTCGGCCGGACCTACGACGACGACGGCGCCGTGCAGCCGTTCTCGCGGACCAACATCACGTTCGCCTCGATCCCCGACGGCTCCAGCAACACCCTGCTCTGCGCCGAGGTCGCCAACGGCCCGTTGAACGCGGGCGCGGCGCGGACCCGGGTCTCCGACTGCTACGAGGTCCGGGGCCTGACCCGCACCTCCACCGTCGCGCAGGCGACGGCCGCCGCCAACGCCGTCGACTGGGCCCAAGGTCCGATCCCCTGGGCCGGCGGCTGGCGGTACAAGGGCTATCCCTGGGTCGAGGGGAGCATGTGGCGGAGCTGGTTCAACACCATCCGCACCCCCAACCAGACCTGCCTCACGATGGACGACCAGTCGTGGTGGTACATCATGAAACCCGCCTCGTCGTACCACCCCGGCGTGGTCAACGCGGCCCTCTGCGACGGCAGCGTCAAGGCGTTCAAGAGTTCGGTCAGCCAGGCCGTCTGGATGGGCCTGAGCACCCGCGCCGGCAGCGAGGTCCTCTCGTCCGACTCCTACTGA